One part of the Xylanivirga thermophila genome encodes these proteins:
- a CDS encoding DUF1788 domain-containing protein, protein MKIIYERLDEILPIITDKRFRENKGLGNEIGYYIFDYDPEDEIIVREHIRFLKQKINNEGMDFYIRELDLYEIMIEILEKKGYLKKVFDMENIKGTDAILKPIKNTLRLTQKNDLVVEYIREMVQENDVVFLTGIGKIWPIIRSHTVLNVLHSVIDHIPLIMFYPGTYSGQDLNLFDEISDQNYYRAFKLVER, encoded by the coding sequence ATGAAAATCATTTATGAACGGCTCGATGAGATTCTGCCTATTATTACAGATAAAAGGTTTAGGGAAAATAAAGGATTGGGCAATGAAATAGGTTACTATATTTTTGATTATGACCCGGAGGATGAAATCATTGTAAGAGAACATATAAGGTTTTTAAAGCAGAAAATAAATAATGAAGGCATGGATTTTTATATTAGGGAATTAGATCTCTATGAAATAATGATTGAAATATTAGAAAAAAAGGGATACTTGAAGAAAGTTTTTGATATGGAAAATATAAAAGGAACAGACGCAATCCTTAAGCCCATAAAAAATACTTTAAGACTCACCCAGAAAAATGATTTAGTTGTAGAGTATATCAGAGAAATGGTACAGGAAAATGATGTTGTTTTCTTAACAGGTATAGGTAAAATATGGCCCATTATTCGATCTCATACTGTTTTAAATGTTCTACATTCTGTAATAGATCATATACCTTTAATCATGTTTTATCCTGGGACTTATTCAGGACAAGACTTAAATCTTTTTGATGAAATTTCTGACCAAAACTATTATAGGGCTTTTAAACTAGTAGAAAGATAG